One genomic region from Gossypium hirsutum isolate 1008001.06 chromosome D13, Gossypium_hirsutum_v2.1, whole genome shotgun sequence encodes:
- the LOC121225080 gene encoding uncharacterized protein has translation MGQIKEDQRCIRDEQMKIRGRLEDVRRQCDEFRLESEAIVKQSAFNRIQLVVMFQIIKARKDGDFDKAALLCRFLNSMSDRTNHLFGSGKKKKGCNLGLNRRKMKQMG, from the exons ATGGGACAGATAAAGGAAGATCAAAGATGCATAAGAGATGAACAAATGAAGATACGAGGAAGGTTGGAAGATGTTAGACGCCAATGCGATGAATTCAGACTGGAAAGTGAAGCGATTGTGAAGCAATCAGCTTTCAATCGGATTCAGCTTGTTGTTATGTTCCAAATCATAAAAGCTCGCAAAGACGGTGATTTTGACAAAGCTGCTCTTCTCTGTCGTTTCCTTAATTCCATGTCTGATAGAACCAACCACTTATTTGGGTCtggtaaaaagaaaaaa gggtgcaatttggggctaaatagaagaaaaatgaaacaaatgggctag